The DNA window CCGCTCCAGCCGCGACAAGAGCCTCGTCTTCGCCAACTGGCCCCTCTACATCGACGTCGACGAGGACGACCCGCAGAAGCGCCCCACGCTCGACGCGTTCGAGAAGCACAGCGGCATATCGGTGAAGTACACCGAAGAGATCAACGACAACGACGAGTTCTTCGGCAAGGTCAGCCCCGCCCTGATGAACCATCAGGAGACAGGGAGGGACCTCATCGTTGTCAGCGACTGGATGGCCTCCCGCTACGTGCGCCTGGGCTGGGTCCAGGAGATGGACCGCTCCCGCCAGCCGAACGTCGACCGCAACCTCGACCCGCTGCTGCGCAAGCCCTCCTTCGACCCCGGCCGCCTGCACACCGTCCCCTGGCAGTCCGGCATCACGGGCATCGCGTACAACCGCAAGAAGCTCGGCCGGGAGATCCGGCACACCTCCGACCTGTGGAAGGACGACCTGCGCGGCCGGGTCACACTGCTGGCCGGCCTGGACGAGGCGTACTCGCTGCTCATGCAGGGCAACGGCGCCAACGTCACCCGCTGGACCGCCGACGACTTCCACACCATGACCGACCAGCTGCGCCGCCTCGTGCGCAAGCGGCACATCCGCCGTTTCACCGGCAACGACTACATCAAGGACCTGTCGTCCGGCGACGTGCTGGCCTGCCAGGCGTACTCCGGCGACGTCATCCAGCTCCAGGCCGACAACCCCGACATCGAGTTCGTCGTCCCCGAGGAGGGCGCCGAGCTGTGGGCCGAGAGCCTCATGGTGCCCAACCTCGCCCGCCACAAGCGCAACGCCGAGGCACTCGTCGACTACTACTACCGGCCCGAGGTGGCGGCCGAGCTCGCCGCGGCGGTCAATTACGTCTGCCCCGTGCCGGCCGCTCGGGACATTCTCGCCTCGTCCTCCGACAAGGAACTCGCGGAGCTCGCCGGGAACCCGCTCATCTTCCCGAGCGACGACATGCGCAAACGCCTCGCGACGGCACGCGACATGACCGCGAAGGAGCGGCCGGGCTTCACCAAGGAGTGGAACGAGATCGTCGGGCTCTGATCGTGCACGCCGCTAGGCCGCCCCATGCGCGGGGCCCCGTGCACGCCGCCCCATGCCGCATGGGGCGGCGGCGTGCGCCCACCGCCCCATGCCGCGCCTGCCGCCGCCCGGACCTCGTTCAGTCCCGCAGCAGCGACCGCAACGTACCGACCCGGTTGGTGGTGATCGCGTCGACGCCTGCTGCCAGCAGCCGGCGCATCGTGAAGCGGGTGTCCGCGGTCCAGGCGGAGACCAGAAGCCCGTCGGAGTGGTTGCGGGCGACGAGTTCGGGGCTCACCAGCCCGAAGCGGTAGTTCAGCCAGCGCGGGGCGACGGCGCTGAGCAGGGCCTGGCGCGGCGGCATCAGCGTCGTCCACGTCAGGGCGGTCTCCGCGGCCGGATCCGCGCGACGTACTGCGAGCATCGATGTCACACCACCGCAGTAGTACACGCGCTCCGCGGCTCCGCTCGCGTGCACCTCGGCGACGGCGGCCTCGGCGGCCGACGCGTCCGGCAGGTCGATGAACAGCCGTGGTCCGGAGCGCTCCGCGCCGAGCTGCAGGGCCTCGCACAGGGTGGGTACGCCGCCGCCGGTCAGCTCCCGCAGCTCGTCCGCCGCGAGCGAGTCCAGGACCCGCGTGTGACCCCACAGGCGCTCGAGCGTCGCGTCGTGCAGCAGCACGGGCACGCCGTCGCGCGTCAGCCGGACGTCGACCTCCACCGCCCCCGCCCCGGCCCGCAGGGCCGAACGGATCGAGGCGAGGGTGTTCTCCCGGAAGAGGTACGGATCACCGCGGTGGGCGACGGCGGTGACGGTGCGGGCTTTTGCAGCAGGGGAGTTCGGGCCGGTCATGGGACCCATTGTGGCGGCGGCGTGCGTCCGCCGAGCTCAGGCCCGCCAGGCCGCGGTGTAGGCGTCGATCTCCGCCCGGAGCGCCTTCTTGCCCGTCTCGTCCATGAACGACGCCTCCACGGCGTTCTTGGCGAGGCCGGCGACGCCTGCTGCGTCCAGCTCCAGGAGGCGCGCGGCGACGCCGTACTCGCGGTTGAGGTCCGTGCCGAACATGGGCGGGTCGTCGCTGTTGACGGTCACCAGGACGCCCGCGGCCACCATCTCCTTGATGGGGTGGCGGTCCAGGTCGGTCACGGCGCGGGTGGCGAGGTTGGACGTCGGGCAGACCTCC is part of the Streptomyces roseifaciens genome and encodes:
- a CDS encoding polyamine ABC transporter substrate-binding protein — protein: MSRRTLLRALGAGAGAAALAGCGVPAAYVEPVDRAAEDRSSRDKSLVFANWPLYIDVDEDDPQKRPTLDAFEKHSGISVKYTEEINDNDEFFGKVSPALMNHQETGRDLIVVSDWMASRYVRLGWVQEMDRSRQPNVDRNLDPLLRKPSFDPGRLHTVPWQSGITGIAYNRKKLGREIRHTSDLWKDDLRGRVTLLAGLDEAYSLLMQGNGANVTRWTADDFHTMTDQLRRLVRKRHIRRFTGNDYIKDLSSGDVLACQAYSGDVIQLQADNPDIEFVVPEEGAELWAESLMVPNLARHKRNAEALVDYYYRPEVAAELAAAVNYVCPVPAARDILASSSDKELAELAGNPLIFPSDDMRKRLATARDMTAKERPGFTKEWNEIVGL
- a CDS encoding glycerophosphodiester phosphodiesterase yields the protein MTGPNSPAAKARTVTAVAHRGDPYLFRENTLASIRSALRAGAGAVEVDVRLTRDGVPVLLHDATLERLWGHTRVLDSLAADELRELTGGGVPTLCEALQLGAERSGPRLFIDLPDASAAEAAVAEVHASGAAERVYYCGGVTSMLAVRRADPAAETALTWTTLMPPRQALLSAVAPRWLNYRFGLVSPELVARNHSDGLLVSAWTADTRFTMRRLLAAGVDAITTNRVGTLRSLLRD